The region CTCGACCTCTTGAAACCGGTTTTTTCCCTCGAGAAAGAGGGTTTTCCCGAGGGAAAAAGGTCTAATTTTGTTTCATTTCGATCCTCTAGACTCCTTGAAAACAAAGGCATTCCGAAGAGAAAGGCATGAGTTTTCAGACGAGCTTCAAACAAATTTTGCGCGAAAAAATGGGTGAAACCCCTTTGAACAGCGGAAATTACTCTTCTGTCATGGACTCCGATCCCATTCACATGGCTTACCTTCTTGGTCGAGTGAATAAGACAGAGTTGCAAACTCCACGTGGACAATACCCTCGTCCTGCAGTTCGTCCACAACGTAAACCTCATAACTTTTCCCCCGCACAACGCCAGTCTTTCGAGTTCTTCAAATGCTGGATTCACGGCTTGGCAGAGGGTTTTACTGAGACTGAATTGAGAAAGGCCTTTCGTCAGGCTGCCTTGATCCTTCACCCCGACCACGGGGGCAATACCCAACAGTTCATGGATCTTAAGGAACATTTCGAAGTGTTAAGAGGCGTTTTCCAGTCTTAAGAATTCCTTACGTAAATCCGAACAACTAAACATAAATGAAATTTATGTCGTTGCCTTTCGAGGATCACCGCAAACGCTTTCTTTACATGAAGATTATGTACTTCGTGGGCGCCGCTATGTCAGCATTCTATATATATAGATTTGCCGTCACCTTTGCGGCTCCGGCTTACAACGACGTTCTTATTCCCCTTTTTGTCACGATCCTAATTGGTCCACCCTTGTTGTGGTATCGCTTTAAGATGTATCGCACAGCTGCGGTCCTGCTGTTACTGTCCTTGATGTTCATGATGATCATGCTGATTCATCTGACCGGCGGGATGATGGCGCCGGGAATTTTCTGGCTGGCCACGGTTCCCTTGGCGACGGCGATTTTATTTGGAACGCGAGGGGCAATATCAGGCTATTTCACCGTCGTTGCGGCTTTCGCGGTGTTTTGGATCAACAATAAAATGCAAACGAGTCCCAACGTGATCCCCTCAGCTGAAGTGTTTCGGGAAGAACTTATCACGAACTTGATCGTGTTTTTCACTTTCACCAGCATCACCACCCACGTTTATCTGCGAAATGAAGCTGTCTATACTCAGAACCTGCGCGAAAAACACAACGATGTGGAAAACCTTCTGCGCGTGCTTTTACACGATATTGCGAACACCCTCTCCTCCATGACTTTGCAGTTGATTCGCGCCAAGGAAGAACAATCCGTGACCGGTCAGGAGCTTGAAAAGATGGAGCGCGCCGTTCAAGAGATCAATAACCTTTTAAACCAAGTGCGCCATCTGAAGTCAGTGAAAGATGGTAAAGCCAAACTTCCCCTGCGCCCCATGTCGTTAGCTAAGATTATTAACGATATCTATGAGAATGCAGAATCTATGTCAGCTCCTAAAGGCATCAAGCTTTCGCTCGAAATGTCTCGGGACAAAATGCTCGTGAACGCAGAAAAAACCATTCTAGGGAATGTTGTTCTATTGAATATCATTAGCAATGCCGTGAAGTTCTCGCACCCCGGGGGCCGCATTGATATTCGTGCGGTAACTGATGAAAGGCATGTGCTCATCATTGTGCAAGACTATGGCGTTGGCATTCCTCAAGATATTTTGAATAATTTGTTCGATGTCGGCAGCCAAACCAGCCGCCCCGGCACACAAGGAGAAAAAGGCACCGGATACGGAATGCCTTTAGTAAAAGAGTACATTCAAATGCTAGGCGGATCGATTGAAGTCACATCCGCCGAGATGACCACCGAGTCACAGCCGCAAGGAACAAAAGTCACATTGCGACTGCCTCTAGCAGAATAGGCAAAAAGCGAACTTTAGACCATTTTGAAGCGGATACGTTTAGGTCCTGCATTTTCGCCAAGGCGTTTTTTGCGGTCTTCTTCGTATTCCGTGAAATTTCCTGGGAAGAATTCGATTTTAGAGTCCCCTTCGAACGCCATGATGTGCGTGCAAACGCGATCCAAGAACCAGCGATCATGCGAGATCACCACAGCCGAACCACCGAACTCCAAAAGCGCTTCCTCAAGGGCACGCATCGTGTTTACGTCCAAGTCATTCGTAGGTTCATCCAGAAGCAAAAGGTTTCCGCCCTCTTTCAGGATTTTTGCCATGTTCACGCGGTTGCGCTCCCCACCTGACAATTGACCGACTTTCTTTTGTTGGTCAGAACCCGAAAAGTTGAACCAAGAAACGTACTGACGAGATGGAATTTCGCGGGTACCCAACTGGATCACGTCGGCGCCACCAGAAAGCTCTTCAAAAATAGTTTTATTCGGGTCCAAGGTCTCACGTGTTTGATCGACGTAAGAGATTTTAACCGTTTCACCCACTTTGAAAGTACCAGAGTCAGGAGACTCTTTGCCTGTGATCATGCGGAACAAAGTCGATTTACCGACACCGTTCGGTCCGATAACCCCAACGATAGCACCCTTAGGAATCGAAAAGCTGACGTTATCCAATAGGACTTTGTGATCGTAAGCTTTTGTGATGCCATTCGCCTCAACAACGATATCACCCAAACGGGGCCCTGGCGGAATATAGATAGACATCTCTTGGATTTTTTCGGGAGATGCTTCTTTCAATAAGTTTTCATAGTTAGAAATACGGGCTTTGGATTTCGCCTGACGAGCTTTCGCGCCCTGACGAATCCAATCCAACTCTTTTTCTAAAGTTTTGGCTTTGCGAGCTTGGTCTTTTTGTTCATTCGCTGTGCGCTTGTCTTTTTGTTCCAACCACGAAGTGTAGTTTCCTTTCCAAGGAATACCTTCACCACGATCAAGCTCCAGGATCCACCCAGCTACATTGTCTAAGAAATAGCGGTCATGCGTTACGGCAATAACAGTTCCTGGGAACTTCGAAAGATATTGTTCAAGCCATGCGACAGATTCAGCATCCAAGTGATTCGTTGGCTCATCCAATAGCAAGATGTCTGGCTCAGACATGATCAATCGAGCCAAAGCTACACGGCGTTTTTCACCACCAGAAAGCTTTGTCACACCCATATCGCCGTCTGGACAGCGTAGAGCATCCATCACGATTTCGATCTTTTGATCGACGTCCCAGGCCCCCAAAGCGTCCAATTTTTCTTGAAGAGCACCTTGTTTGTCGATGAGTTTATTCATCTCATCGGGATCCAAATCGGGATCTGCGAATTTGTCATTGATCGCGTTGTATTCAGCCATCACCTTAGGAAGTTCGCCCATTCCAGCAAAGATGTTTTC is a window of Bdellovibrio sp. SKB1291214 DNA encoding:
- a CDS encoding J domain-containing protein; translation: MSFQTSFKQILREKMGETPLNSGNYSSVMDSDPIHMAYLLGRVNKTELQTPRGQYPRPAVRPQRKPHNFSPAQRQSFEFFKCWIHGLAEGFTETELRKAFRQAALILHPDHGGNTQQFMDLKEHFEVLRGVFQS
- a CDS encoding sensor histidine kinase is translated as MKFMSLPFEDHRKRFLYMKIMYFVGAAMSAFYIYRFAVTFAAPAYNDVLIPLFVTILIGPPLLWYRFKMYRTAAVLLLLSLMFMMIMLIHLTGGMMAPGIFWLATVPLATAILFGTRGAISGYFTVVAAFAVFWINNKMQTSPNVIPSAEVFREELITNLIVFFTFTSITTHVYLRNEAVYTQNLREKHNDVENLLRVLLHDIANTLSSMTLQLIRAKEEQSVTGQELEKMERAVQEINNLLNQVRHLKSVKDGKAKLPLRPMSLAKIINDIYENAESMSAPKGIKLSLEMSRDKMLVNAEKTILGNVVLLNIISNAVKFSHPGGRIDIRAVTDERHVLIIVQDYGVGIPQDILNNLFDVGSQTSRPGTQGEKGTGYGMPLVKEYIQMLGGSIEVTSAEMTTESQPQGTKVTLRLPLAE
- the ettA gene encoding energy-dependent translational throttle protein EttA — protein: MSQEIIYTMKGVSKVYPPNRFVLKDIYLSYFYGAKIGVLGLNGSGKSTLLRIMAGTDKDFIGEAFPSKTMKVGYFEQEPQLDDNLTVKENIFAGMGELPKVMAEYNAINDKFADPDLDPDEMNKLIDKQGALQEKLDALGAWDVDQKIEIVMDALRCPDGDMGVTKLSGGEKRRVALARLIMSEPDILLLDEPTNHLDAESVAWLEQYLSKFPGTVIAVTHDRYFLDNVAGWILELDRGEGIPWKGNYTSWLEQKDKRTANEQKDQARKAKTLEKELDWIRQGAKARQAKSKARISNYENLLKEASPEKIQEMSIYIPPGPRLGDIVVEANGITKAYDHKVLLDNVSFSIPKGAIVGVIGPNGVGKSTLFRMITGKESPDSGTFKVGETVKISYVDQTRETLDPNKTIFEELSGGADVIQLGTREIPSRQYVSWFNFSGSDQQKKVGQLSGGERNRVNMAKILKEGGNLLLLDEPTNDLDVNTMRALEEALLEFGGSAVVISHDRWFLDRVCTHIMAFEGDSKIEFFPGNFTEYEEDRKKRLGENAGPKRIRFKMV